A stretch of Gorilla gorilla gorilla isolate KB3781 chromosome 9, NHGRI_mGorGor1-v2.1_pri, whole genome shotgun sequence DNA encodes these proteins:
- the ATM gene encoding serine-protein kinase ATM isoform X2, with amino-acid sequence MSLVLNDLLICCRQLEHDRATERKKEVEKFKRLIRDPETIKHLDRHSDSKQGKYLNWDAVFRFLQKYIQKETECLRIAKPNVSASTQASRQKKMQEISSLVKYFIKCANRSK; translated from the exons ATGAGTCTAGTACTTAATGATCTGCTTATCTGCTGCCGTCAACTAGAACATGATAGAGCTACAGAACGAAAG aaagaagTTGAGAAATTTAAGCGCCTGATTCGAGATCCTGAAACAATTAAACATCTAGATCGGCATTCAGATTCCAAacaaggaaaatatttgaattggGATGCTGTTTTTAG atttttacagaaatatattcagaaagaaacagaatgtcTGAGAATAGCAAAACCAAACGTATCAGCCTCAACACAAGCCTCCAGGCAGAAAAAGATGCAGGAAATCAGTAGTTTGGTCAAATACTTCATCAAATGTGCAAACAGAAGTAAGTGa